A genomic stretch from Podospora pseudoanserina strain CBS 124.78 chromosome 3, whole genome shotgun sequence includes:
- the PHO91 gene encoding low-affinity phosphate transporter (COG:P; EggNog:ENOG503NVM5), translated as MFQQVIGCQKPFQDSRPTGWWTAPRVGGDSPERWTTGGPRNDGDGCIHPTQWVYLCAQFPFPCCRKLPFFCFAQHAVKATSLKITPPSAFQEVPSSLYAPQEARRPHKTSDLLVRGGSSSSSTVGEEYELAEYKAGDKQREREREYNEKTRDRQRRYNVRRAEKRRWLEHNDEMKFSHSIQFNAVPDWSNHYIAYSTLKKLIYSLEKSIHLASGGDGESRPLIQHDDPETIFTRALDVELEKITSFYVIKEKELIDEVDALLKEVAAFEEGADEHTRPATRSSERPQLRYRSQSARSRHSTEDDGQEDSDDDDGDGEATGLTKRRRGSFGRRRTIPNAMLASTTDMTASTELTRSLRRLSVTYDDYAEQAALFSSGIMLKKKIIDVYVRLCELKSYSQLNRTGFNKILKKFDKICDRRLRSKYMSSFVDSAYPFKPETTKSLEEHIQRIVQAYAEIVTDGDEAAATKDLRSHLREHVVWERNTVWRELIGLERRAEAASLGHTLLGRDADPQAARLQGDDDLVSPTKAISTPLGRFNLPTWLVSSTMFALVVIFAIFVAMLLVPIMEKPEQQNCLAILVFVSLLWATEAIPLFVTSLTIPFLCVVLQVFLDKDEPHKRLGAKDATAAVFAAMWTPVIMLLLGGFTLAAALSKCYIDKRIATFVLSKAGTKPKTVLIANMAVAAVASMLISNVAAPVLCFGIIEPMLRNLPSGSDMSKAVIIGIALASNIGGMLSPIASPQNVVAIGIMEPAPTWGQWFFIVIPVGIISLVLIWILLLVTFKPGRGTTIVPTRPIKDPFTGIQWFVTIVTVATIGLWCASHTLENVFGDMGVIAIIPIVLFFGVGILTKEDFNNFPWTIIILAAGGLSLGKAVNSSGLLHTVTREITAQVEDFSLYGILVVFSTLILVIATFISHTVAALIILPLVYNVGKGLEEPHPNLLVMTGVLMCSAAMGLPTSGFPNMTAIMKEDPAGQRYLQVKHFISRGVPSSVLTLVVVVTVGYGAMRVSGM; from the exons ATGTTCCAGCAAGTCATAGGG TGCCAGAAACCGTTCCAAGATTCTAGACCAACAGGCTGGTGGACCGCGCCGCGGGTTGGTGGGGACAGCCCTGAGCGCTGGACCACTGGGGGTCCTCGGAATGACGGCGATGGCTGCATCCACCCGACACAATGGGTTTATCTCTGCGCCCAGTTCCCGTTTCCTTGCTGTAGAAAACTCCccttcttttgttttgcaCAGCATGCCGTCAAGGCAACATCTTTGAAAATTACACCCCCATCCGCCTTTCAGGAGGTCCCCTCCTCTCTTTACGCACCACAAGAAGCCCGTCGACCACACAAAACCTCGGACCTTCTTGtcagaggagggagcagcaGTAGCAGTACCGTTGGAGAAGAGTACGAACTAGCCGAGTACAAGGCCGGCGACAAACAACGGGAGCGGGAACGGGAATACAACGAGAAAACACGCGACCGGCAGCGCAGGTACAACGTCAGGCGGGCCGAGAAGCGCCGTTGGCTCGAACACAACGACGAGATGAAGTTCTCCCACAGCATCCAGTTCAATGCTGTTCCGGACTGGAGCAACCACTACATCGCCTACAGCACCCTCAAGAAACTAATATACTCGCTCGAAAAGTCGATCCACCTCGCGTCCGGGGGCGACGGCGAGTCGCGACCCCTGATCCAACATGACGACCCCGAAACCATCTTCACCCGCGCCCTCGATGTCGAGCTGGAAAAGATCACATCTTTCTACgtcatcaaggagaaggagctgatAGACGAGGTCGACGCCCTCTTGAAAGAGGTGGCCGCATTCGAGGAGGGAGCCGACGAGCACACACGACCCGCCACCCGGTCCAGCGAGCGACCACAGCTGCGCTACCGCAGCCAGAGCGCCAGGAGCCGTCACTCAACTGAAGATGATGGGCAAGAAGATagtgacgacgacgatggggACGGCGAGGCGACTGGGCTCAccaagaggagaaggggaagctTTGGGAGACGCAGGACGATCCCCAATGCCATGTtggcctccaccaccgacatgACCGCTTCCACCGAGCTCACCAGGTCGCTCAGAAGGCTGAGCGTCACGTACGATGACTACGCCGAGCAGGCCGCTCTCTTTTCCAGCGGCATCATGCTCAAGAAGAAAATCATCGACGTCTACGTCCGCCTCTGCGAGCTCAAATCCTACAGCCAGCTCAACAGGACCGGCTTCAACAAGATTCTCAAAAAGTTTGACAAGATTTGCGACCGCCGGCTCCGGTCAAAGTACATGAGCAGCTTTGTCGACTCTGCCTACCCCTTCAAGCCAGAGACGACCAAGTCTTTGGAGGAGCATATCCAGCGCATTGTCCAGGCCTACGCCGAGATCGTTACGGACGGCGACGAAGCCGCCGCCACTAAGGATCTCCGGTCACACCTGCGCGAGCACGTCGTCTGGGAGCGCAACACGGTCTGGAGGGAGCTGATCGGCCTGGAAAGGCGAGCTGAAGCCGCCAGCCTGGGCCACACGCTGCTCGGCCGGGATGCGGACCCCCAGGCTGCTCGGCTGCAGGGCGATGACGACTTGGTGTCACCGACCAAGGCGATAAGCACCCCTCTTGGGCGCTTCAACCTGCCGACCTGGCTCGTCAGCTCCACCATGTTTGCGCTTGTCGtcatctttgccatcttTGTGGCCATGCTGCTGGTTCCGATCATGGAGAAGCCGGAGCAGCAGAACTGTCTGGCTATTCTGGTGTTTGTCAGCTTGCTCTGGGCGACGGAGGCGATCCCGCTGTTTGTGACGTCGTTGACGATTCCGTTCTTGTGCGTGGTGTTGCAGGTTTTCTTGGACAAGGACGAGCCTCACAAGCGGTTGGGTGCCAAGGACGCCACGGCTGCCGTGTTTGCGGCCATGTGGACGCCGGTAATCATGTTGTTGCTTGGTGGGTTCACGCTGGCGGCTGCGTTGTCGAAGTGTTATATTGATAAGCGGATTGCCACGTTCGTGCTGAGCAAGGCGGGGACCAAACCGAAGACTGTGCTCATTGCCAACATGGCTGTTGCGGCTGTGGCGTCGATGTTGATCAGCAATGTTGCCGCGCCGGTTCTGTGCTTCGGCATCATTGAGCCCATGCTCCGGAACCTGCCCTCGGGATCGGACATGTCCAAGGCTGTTATCATTGGCATCGCGCTGGCTTCGAACATCGGTGGGATGCTCTCGCCCATTGCCTCGCCGCAGAACGTGGTGGCCATCGGTATCATGGAGCCGGCGCCGACGTGGGGGCAGTGGTTTTTTATTGTCATTCCTGTCGGGATCATCTCGCTGGTTCTGATCTGgatcttgctgctggtgacGTTCAAACCCGGGCGTGGCACCACCATTGTGCCCACCCGCCCCATCAAGGACCCTTTCACGGGTATCCAGTGGTTTGTGACAATCGTCACCGTCGCCACGATCGGCCTCTGGTGCGCATCTCACACTTTGGAGAATGTCTTTGGCGACATGGgcgtcatcgccatcatccccatTGTGCTCTTCTTTGGCGTTGGTATCCTCACGAAAGAAGACTTTAACAACTTTCCCTGGACCATTATCattcttgctgctggggggttGTCGTTGGGCAAGGCGGTGAACTCTTCCGGCTTGTTGCACACCGTCACGAGGGAGATCACGGCTCAGGTTGAGGACTTTTCGCTGTATGGGATTTTGGTCGTGTTTTCGACTTTGATTTTGGTGATTGCGACTTTTATCAGTCACACGGTGGCGGCGTTGATTATTTTGCCGCTGGTGTACAACGTTGGcaaggggctggaggagccACATCCGaacttgttggtgatgacgggGGTGCTGATGTGCAGTGCTGCGATGGGGTTGCCGACGAGTGGGTTTCCGAATATGA CTGCTATTATGAAGGAGGATCCGGCGGGGCAGAGGTATTTGCAGGTGAAGCATTTTATCAGCAGGGGGGTGCCGAGTAGTGTTTTGAcgttggtggttgtggtgacgGTTGGGTATGGTGCTATGAGGGTTTCGGGGATGTGa